In a genomic window of Flavobacterium sp. KACC 22761:
- the bioB gene encoding biotin synthase BioB, which produces MSITKHNWTKDEIIAIYNKPIMDLLYEAATIHRQKHDPNVVQVSTLLSIKTGGCPEDCGYCPQAARYNTGVEGNDLMSVSQVKAQALRAKSNGSSRVCMGAAWRNVKDGEEFDQVLEMVRTINKLDMEVCCTLGMITENQAQRLAEAGLYAYNHNLDTSEDYYKDVISTRAFEDRLETIENVRKTNVTVCSGGIIGMGESIEDRAGMLVALSTLNPQPESVPINALVAVEGTPMEDEKPVEIWEMIRMVATTRIVMPETQVRLSAGRTNMSREGQAMCFFAGANSIFAGDKLLTTPNPDVHEDMKMFELLGLNPQKPFTKVSQPKTVEAEDSQFAPLGEKPKWSRPGHTIERNVEHSIKSKI; this is translated from the coding sequence ATGAGCATTACAAAACACAATTGGACTAAAGACGAAATAATCGCCATATATAATAAGCCCATAATGGATCTTCTGTACGAAGCGGCAACCATTCACAGGCAAAAACACGATCCGAACGTTGTTCAGGTATCTACATTATTATCAATCAAAACCGGAGGTTGTCCTGAAGACTGTGGTTACTGCCCGCAAGCAGCACGTTACAACACAGGAGTTGAAGGAAATGATTTAATGAGTGTTAGTCAGGTTAAAGCTCAGGCTTTGCGTGCAAAATCAAATGGATCTTCTCGTGTTTGTATGGGAGCTGCCTGGAGAAACGTAAAAGACGGCGAAGAATTTGATCAGGTTTTAGAAATGGTGCGTACTATTAACAAACTTGATATGGAAGTTTGCTGTACACTTGGAATGATTACTGAAAACCAGGCACAACGTTTAGCAGAAGCTGGTTTATATGCTTACAATCATAATTTAGATACTTCTGAAGATTATTATAAAGATGTAATTTCGACACGTGCATTTGAAGATCGTTTAGAAACCATCGAAAATGTTCGTAAAACTAATGTAACGGTTTGCAGTGGAGGAATTATCGGAATGGGAGAAAGTATTGAAGACCGAGCAGGAATGCTTGTGGCGCTTTCTACTTTAAATCCACAACCAGAATCAGTGCCAATTAATGCTTTAGTAGCCGTTGAAGGAACGCCGATGGAAGACGAAAAACCGGTTGAAATCTGGGAAATGATTCGTATGGTTGCTACAACCAGAATCGTAATGCCAGAAACTCAGGTTCGTTTATCTGCAGGAAGAACAAATATGAGTCGCGAAGGACAAGCAATGTGCTTTTTTGCTGGGGCAAATTCAATTTTTGCCGGAGACAAATTGCTTACAACACCAAATCCTGATGTTCATGAAGACATGAAAATGTTTGAACTTTTAGGTTTGAATCCTCAAAAACCATTTACAAAAGTTTCGCAGCCAAAAACAGTTGAAGCAGAAGATTCTCAATTTGCTCCACTTGGAGAAAAACCAAAATGGTCTAGACCAGGACACACAATTGAAAGAAACGTTGAACATTCGATTAAATCAAAAATTTAA
- a CDS encoding ComF family protein has product MPLTQFHLDKENEAAKKFYGKVEIEHASALLYFIKKGIVQELIHNLKYKGHEEIGTVLGFWYAEDLKELKPNHPFEIVIPVPLHPKKFKERGYNQVTTFAKALSDGLNLTFDDRILFRKKYSKTQSKKNLLGRTENIENIFDVKFTEENYNKHFLIVDDVLTTGSTLEACSKALLKIPGAKISIVCMAMANS; this is encoded by the coding sequence ATGCCTCTGACTCAATTTCATTTGGATAAAGAAAATGAAGCTGCCAAAAAATTTTATGGAAAAGTAGAAATTGAACATGCATCGGCTTTGCTTTATTTTATAAAAAAAGGAATTGTTCAAGAACTGATTCATAATTTAAAATACAAAGGCCATGAAGAAATCGGAACAGTTTTGGGCTTTTGGTACGCCGAAGATTTAAAAGAATTAAAACCAAACCATCCATTTGAAATTGTAATTCCTGTTCCACTTCATCCAAAAAAATTCAAGGAACGAGGCTACAATCAAGTTACCACTTTTGCAAAAGCGCTTTCAGACGGACTAAATCTCACTTTTGATGATCGCATTTTGTTCCGAAAAAAATATTCTAAAACGCAATCCAAAAAGAATCTTTTAGGAAGAACAGAAAATATTGAAAACATTTTTGACGTCAAATTTACCGAAGAAAATTATAACAAACATTTTTTAATTGTGGATGATGTTTTAACAACTGGATCAACTCTGGAAGCATGCTCAAAAGCATTATTGAAAATTCCGGGAGCAAAAATCAGCATTGTCTGTATGGCGATGGCGAATTCCTAA
- a CDS encoding glycine--tRNA ligase, whose product MAKQDDLFKNVVSHAKEYGFIFPSSEVYDGLSAVYDYAQNGVELKKNIREYWWKSMVQMNENIVGLDAAILMHPTTWKASGHVDAFNDPLIDNKDSKKRYRADVLVEDYAEKINLKAKKEIEKAKARFGDAFNEEEFVTTNARVIEYLAKEKEIRERLGRSLGAGDLADVKALIEELEIADPETGSKNWTEVKQFNLMFGTKLGASAENAMDLYLRPETAQGIFVNFLNVQKSGRMKVPFGIAQTGKAFRNEIVARQFIFRMREFEQMEMQFFVRPGEEMKWYEHWKQTRLNWHLSLGLGKENYRFHDHEKLAHYANAAADIEFNFPFGFKELEGIHSRTDFDLKAHEEYSGRKLQYFDPELNENYVPYVVETSVGLDRMFLAVFATSLQEEALEDGSTRTVLKLPAVLAPTKAAVLPLVKKDGLPEISRKIIEDLKWDFNVAYDEKDAVGRRYRRQDALGTPFCITVDHQTLEDETVTIRHRDTMKQDRVKISELRGIIENEVSMKNWLMKM is encoded by the coding sequence ATGGCAAAACAAGACGATTTATTTAAGAATGTGGTTTCGCACGCAAAAGAGTACGGATTTATTTTTCCGTCGAGCGAAGTATACGATGGATTGAGTGCAGTGTATGATTATGCACAAAATGGTGTCGAATTAAAAAAGAATATCCGTGAATATTGGTGGAAATCAATGGTTCAGATGAATGAAAATATTGTCGGTTTAGACGCGGCAATATTGATGCACCCAACGACCTGGAAAGCTTCGGGCCACGTTGATGCTTTTAATGACCCTTTGATTGACAATAAAGATTCTAAAAAAAGATATAGAGCTGACGTTTTAGTGGAAGATTATGCTGAAAAAATCAATCTGAAAGCTAAAAAAGAAATCGAAAAAGCAAAAGCTCGTTTTGGCGATGCATTCAACGAAGAGGAATTTGTGACAACAAATGCTCGTGTAATTGAATATTTGGCTAAAGAAAAAGAAATCAGAGAGCGTTTAGGGCGTTCTTTGGGCGCTGGTGATTTGGCTGATGTTAAAGCTTTGATCGAAGAGCTTGAAATCGCTGATCCTGAAACAGGTTCTAAAAACTGGACAGAGGTAAAACAATTCAACTTGATGTTTGGAACAAAATTAGGTGCATCTGCAGAAAATGCAATGGATCTTTATTTGCGTCCAGAAACAGCTCAAGGTATTTTTGTAAACTTCCTTAATGTTCAGAAATCGGGTCGTATGAAAGTTCCTTTTGGAATTGCTCAAACGGGTAAAGCGTTTAGAAACGAAATTGTAGCAAGACAATTCATTTTCCGTATGCGTGAATTCGAACAAATGGAAATGCAATTCTTTGTTCGTCCTGGAGAAGAAATGAAATGGTACGAACACTGGAAACAAACTCGTTTAAACTGGCACTTGTCTTTAGGATTAGGAAAAGAAAACTACCGTTTCCACGATCACGAAAAATTAGCGCACTATGCAAATGCTGCTGCTGATATTGAATTTAATTTCCCTTTTGGTTTCAAAGAATTGGAAGGAATTCACTCTCGTACCGATTTTGACTTAAAAGCACACGAAGAATACTCAGGAAGAAAACTTCAATATTTTGATCCTGAATTAAATGAAAACTACGTGCCATACGTAGTTGAAACGTCTGTAGGTCTTGATCGTATGTTCTTGGCGGTTTTTGCAACATCATTGCAAGAAGAAGCTTTAGAAGATGGTTCGACTAGAACGGTACTGAAATTGCCAGCAGTTTTAGCGCCAACTAAAGCAGCGGTTCTTCCATTAGTTAAAAAAGATGGATTGCCAGAAATTTCAAGAAAAATCATCGAAGATTTGAAATGGGATTTCAATGTTGCTTATGATGAGAAAGATGCGGTTGGTCGTCGTTACAGAAGACAAGATGCTCTTGGAACGCCTTTCTGTATCACAGTGGATCACCAAACTTTGGAAGACGAAACGGTAACAATTCGCCATAGAGATACAATGAAACAAGATCGCGTTAAAATTTCTGAATTAAGAGGTATTATCGAAAACGAAGTTTCAATGAAAAACTGGTTGATGAAAATGTAA
- a CDS encoding cupin-like domain-containing protein, translating into MKLKQIERVKKISKTDFVSHYVKKQIPVVVEQLTEDWPAYEKWKLSYINEIAGNITVPLYDNRPVNHEDGFNEAHTKMKMSDYIALLESKPTNYRIFLYNFMKEVPALNNDFKWPEIGLRLVKQMPMLFFGGENSKVFMHFDIDYSNILHFHFHGEKQCMIFPPNQSKFMYKVPHALISREDIDFDNPDYEKFPALKNVEGYITNLKHGEMLYMPEGYWHYMKYLTPGFSMSLRAFPQNIANLSKAAYNVFIMRHFDILMRKLKGQKWIDYKNEKALTNTNENLRKSA; encoded by the coding sequence ATGAAGTTAAAACAAATTGAAAGGGTTAAAAAAATCTCCAAAACTGATTTTGTTTCCCATTATGTTAAAAAACAGATCCCTGTTGTTGTTGAGCAACTCACCGAAGATTGGCCTGCTTATGAAAAATGGAAATTATCCTATATTAATGAAATTGCAGGGAACATTACAGTACCATTGTATGATAACAGACCAGTCAATCATGAAGATGGTTTTAATGAAGCGCACACCAAAATGAAAATGAGTGATTATATCGCTCTTTTAGAATCAAAACCGACCAATTACCGAATCTTCCTTTATAATTTCATGAAAGAAGTTCCTGCGTTAAATAATGACTTTAAATGGCCTGAAATCGGCTTAAGATTAGTCAAGCAAATGCCAATGTTATTTTTTGGCGGAGAAAACTCGAAAGTCTTTATGCATTTTGATATTGATTATTCGAATATTTTGCATTTTCATTTTCACGGGGAAAAACAATGCATGATTTTTCCACCCAATCAATCAAAATTCATGTATAAAGTTCCTCATGCCTTGATTTCTAGAGAAGACATCGATTTTGACAATCCCGATTATGAAAAATTTCCAGCTTTAAAGAATGTAGAAGGCTACATCACCAATCTCAAACATGGTGAAATGCTTTATATGCCTGAAGGATATTGGCATTATATGAAATATCTCACTCCAGGATTTTCGATGAGTTTGCGTGCATTTCCTCAAAACATTGCTAATTTGTCAAAAGCGGCATACAATGTTTTTATCATGCGCCATTTTGATATTTTGATGCGAAAATTAAAAGGCCAGAAATGGATTGATTACAAGAATGAAAAAGCGCTCACCAATACAAATGAAAATCTTCGTAAGAGTGCCTAA
- a CDS encoding bifunctional riboflavin kinase/FAD synthetase — MKLFHSINDFHSTKKTILTLGTFDGVHIGHKKILERITQNTENGKYESLVLTFFPHPRMVLQEKSEIKLLNTIDEKTKLLEATGIENLVIHPFNESFSRLTAEEFVKSILVDQFQIQKIIIGHDHRFGRNRTANIDNLIAFGLEYGFEVEQISAQEIQDVSVSSTKIRKALDEGNMALANDYLGYDYFLTGEVVKGKQLGRTIGFPTANIHIEEDYKLIPKIGVYAVKAIVNENEVFGMMNIGFNPTVNGQKQTIEVNLFDFDEDIYGQKIEVSLLHYLREEQKFGSVDLLKEQLNQDKLNALDFVSKLKLS, encoded by the coding sequence TTGAAGCTCTTTCATTCTATAAACGATTTCCATTCGACCAAGAAAACAATTTTAACACTTGGTACCTTTGATGGCGTGCATATTGGTCATAAAAAAATTCTTGAAAGAATTACGCAAAATACCGAAAATGGCAAATATGAAAGTTTAGTACTTACATTTTTTCCGCATCCAAGAATGGTTTTGCAAGAGAAATCAGAAATAAAGCTTTTAAATACAATTGACGAAAAAACAAAACTTCTAGAAGCAACCGGAATTGAAAATCTGGTCATTCATCCTTTTAATGAAAGCTTTTCAAGATTAACTGCCGAGGAGTTTGTCAAATCAATTTTGGTAGATCAATTTCAGATTCAAAAAATAATTATTGGGCACGATCATCGTTTTGGAAGAAACAGAACTGCAAATATTGACAATTTAATTGCCTTTGGTTTGGAATATGGTTTTGAAGTTGAGCAAATTTCGGCTCAAGAAATTCAAGATGTTTCTGTAAGTTCAACAAAAATCAGAAAAGCGCTAGATGAAGGAAATATGGCTTTGGCCAATGATTACCTTGGTTATGACTATTTTTTAACGGGAGAAGTTGTCAAAGGAAAACAATTAGGAAGAACGATTGGTTTTCCGACTGCAAATATTCATATTGAAGAAGATTATAAATTAATTCCGAAAATTGGGGTTTACGCTGTAAAAGCAATTGTGAACGAAAACGAAGTTTTTGGAATGATGAATATTGGATTCAATCCAACGGTAAATGGACAAAAACAAACCATTGAAGTAAATCTTTTTGATTTTGACGAAGACATTTATGGGCAAAAAATTGAGGTTTCTTTACTTCATTATCTTCGTGAAGAACAAAAATTTGGATCAGTCGATTTATTGAAAGAACAATTAAATCAAGACAAATTAAATGCTTTAGATTTTGTAAGCAAACTTAAACTCAGCTGA
- a CDS encoding reprolysin-like metallopeptidase, translating into MKKQLLYLFFIFNCAFLTAQNNDLWQKISTNSALSKRINASDSDKYYKLNSELLQIKLASATGKGSKNNTAEITVPNSSGILERFTVWESSNFEPGLQAKYPEIRSYEGSGLDDKSAKIHFTVSPLGFQTMVFRSDKSTEFIEANPNDKTEYVLFSKKSSTSKSLICKTDDVLLSNSNAGKTAKEASSAKIFKTIRLALSCTGEYTTFFGGTKAGALAGMNATLTRVNGVFNRDLAVKLILIDNNDAVIYTDATTDPYSNASTGADGAWNQEVQTTLTNVIGNANYDIGHLFGASGGGGNAGCIGCVCTNPTTNVPLGKGSAYTSPSDAKPQGDTFDIDFVAHEFGHQLGANHTFSYDSEERTSVNVEPGSGSTIMAYAGVTGDYDIQDVSDDYFAYVSIRQIQNTLTSKSCPVNTAITNNPPAINAGSDYTIPIGTAFILTGTGSDPEGDSVTYTWEENDNATTTSGSTSIAYPTKPDGPLFRSVVPTANGTVRYMPKLDYVLQNRLTTTWESVSSIARTLHFTLTGRDNAAQGSAQTFTDDMVVNVVSTAGPFVVTSHTNDNVSWWQGLPETVTWDVKNTNLLPGSSTVNIKLSTDGGLTFPITLVSNTANDGSETIVLPTSVPSSKNCRILIEPTGNIFYAINSKAFAVGYTSVASCDSYSFGNSFAIPNTTTFVTRTITVPASEATVTDVDVSVNITHDKFSDVELQIMSPAGTIVRLFNKNCGSTKSTLAMQFNDSGTALDCNTTTQQIVLPVDMLSAFNGQNAQGTWTLRVRDAVVGNFGTINSASINICGQTYTLATPDFENIDFALYPNPNKGNFTIQFESQAETGVKVFVHDVLGKTVYSKTFDLTSNFNQNIQLPSTTSAGLYLVTVIDGNRRTVKKIIVN; encoded by the coding sequence ATGAAAAAACAATTACTCTATTTATTTTTTATTTTTAACTGCGCTTTTTTAACTGCCCAAAATAATGATTTGTGGCAAAAAATAAGCACAAATTCTGCGTTGAGCAAAAGAATAAACGCTTCAGATTCTGATAAATACTATAAATTGAATTCAGAACTTCTTCAGATAAAATTGGCATCCGCGACAGGAAAAGGATCAAAAAACAATACTGCCGAAATCACAGTTCCAAATTCTTCTGGCATTTTAGAGCGTTTCACAGTTTGGGAATCTTCAAATTTTGAGCCAGGACTTCAAGCCAAATATCCAGAAATCAGATCGTATGAAGGAAGCGGTTTAGATGATAAATCGGCAAAAATTCATTTTACTGTTTCGCCTTTGGGATTTCAAACGATGGTCTTTCGTTCAGACAAATCAACCGAGTTTATAGAAGCAAATCCAAATGATAAAACAGAATATGTCTTGTTCTCAAAAAAGTCTTCGACTTCAAAAAGTCTAATCTGTAAAACCGATGATGTGCTTTTAAGCAATAGCAATGCTGGGAAAACGGCAAAAGAAGCATCTAGCGCGAAGATTTTCAAAACAATTCGTTTGGCTTTGTCTTGTACGGGCGAATACACGACGTTTTTTGGTGGTACAAAAGCTGGCGCACTTGCAGGAATGAATGCTACATTGACTCGTGTAAATGGTGTTTTCAATAGAGATTTAGCAGTAAAATTAATTTTGATTGATAATAATGATGCTGTAATTTACACGGATGCAACTACAGATCCATATTCAAATGCATCAACAGGTGCTGATGGCGCTTGGAATCAAGAAGTTCAAACTACTTTGACAAACGTAATTGGCAATGCGAATTATGATATTGGGCATTTATTTGGCGCTTCGGGTGGTGGTGGAAATGCAGGTTGTATTGGCTGCGTATGTACAAATCCAACAACAAATGTGCCTTTAGGAAAAGGAAGTGCTTACACATCGCCTTCAGATGCAAAACCACAGGGCGATACTTTTGATATTGATTTTGTGGCACATGAATTCGGGCATCAATTGGGTGCAAATCATACTTTTTCGTATGATTCAGAAGAAAGAACAAGCGTAAATGTTGAACCGGGAAGTGGTTCGACTATTATGGCCTATGCGGGAGTTACTGGCGATTATGACATTCAAGATGTTTCTGATGATTATTTTGCTTATGTAAGTATTAGGCAGATTCAAAACACATTGACTTCAAAAAGTTGTCCCGTAAATACTGCGATAACAAATAATCCGCCAGCAATTAATGCAGGAAGTGATTATACAATTCCAATTGGTACTGCTTTTATTTTGACTGGAACAGGTTCAGATCCCGAAGGCGATTCGGTTACTTATACTTGGGAAGAAAATGACAATGCGACTACAACTTCTGGAAGTACGAGTATTGCTTATCCAACAAAGCCGGATGGTCCATTGTTTCGTTCAGTGGTCCCAACTGCAAACGGTACAGTTCGTTATATGCCAAAACTTGACTATGTTCTTCAAAATAGACTTACCACCACATGGGAATCTGTTTCGTCAATTGCAAGGACGTTGCATTTTACTTTGACAGGACGTGACAATGCGGCTCAAGGTTCGGCACAAACTTTTACTGACGATATGGTTGTGAATGTGGTTTCAACTGCTGGTCCATTTGTAGTGACTTCGCATACAAATGACAATGTAAGTTGGTGGCAAGGATTGCCGGAAACTGTAACTTGGGATGTAAAAAACACCAATTTACTTCCTGGTTCATCAACAGTAAATATTAAATTATCTACTGACGGAGGATTGACATTTCCGATAACATTGGTGTCAAATACAGCAAACGATGGTAGCGAAACTATCGTATTGCCAACAAGTGTTCCGTCGTCAAAAAATTGCAGAATTTTGATTGAACCAACAGGAAATATTTTTTATGCCATAAACAGCAAGGCGTTTGCAGTCGGTTATACTTCGGTCGCAAGTTGTGATTCCTATAGTTTTGGGAACTCATTTGCAATTCCAAATACAACGACTTTTGTGACAAGAACGATTACAGTTCCTGCATCTGAAGCAACAGTTACAGATGTTGATGTTTCTGTGAATATTACACACGATAAATTTTCTGATGTAGAACTTCAAATCATGAGCCCGGCCGGAACTATAGTTCGTCTTTTTAATAAAAATTGTGGATCAACAAAATCTACTTTAGCCATGCAGTTTAATGATTCAGGCACTGCATTAGATTGTAATACAACTACTCAACAAATTGTTTTGCCTGTTGATATGTTGAGTGCTTTTAATGGTCAGAATGCTCAGGGAACATGGACTTTGAGAGTTAGAGATGCAGTTGTGGGGAATTTTGGAACAATCAATTCGGCTTCTATAAATATTTGTGGTCAAACTTATACTTTAGCAACTCCAGATTTTGAGAATATTGATTTTGCTCTTTATCCGAATCCAAATAAAGGAAACTTTACAATTCAGTTTGAAAGCCAAGCTGAAACAGGAGTTAAAGTATTTGTACATGATGTTTTAGGCAAAACTGTTTATTCAAAAACTTTTGATTTGACATCAAATTTTAATCAAAACATTCAGCTTCCAAGTACTACTTCAGCCGGACTTTATTTGGTAACCGTTATTGACGGAAACCGAAGAACAGTCAAAAAGATAATTGTGAACTAA